The Laspinema palackyanum D2c genome includes the window TCGGTGCAAATCTCAATAGCACTCAGATGAATGGGATTAACCTCTCCGGTGCAAATCTGGGCCATGCTCAAATTCGGAATGCCAATTTATCCAATGCTGACTTGAGTAATGCCCGGTTAGTGGAAGCGGACCTGAGTGATGCGAATCTCTCTGGGGTGAATTTGAGAAACGCTAATTTATTAAATGCTAACCTCAATGGTGCGAATCTCACGGGTGCTGATTTGACTGGCGCTAATTTGGCCCAGGCAAAGCTCGATGGTGCGATCGGGCTGTACCAGGACAATTTGGTGGGAATGCGCCCGCCCGATCGCCCTCCTGCATCCCACAATCATCCCAATATGTCTTACGTCAGCGTTCTCCAAACCAATTCCTTGCACTCGTCATCCAATCATCTGGGGCTCCCTCGTCCGGGGTTGCCGTCTTAATGAAGATAAGCAGCAGTCTAGCCCAGTCACAATACTGGGCTAAACTGTTATCAAAAGTCTCGTCCCTGGAAGAGGTGGCTGGAGATTTCCCTCTTCTTGAGCGATCGCACCCCCTCCGATTCGCAATGGATTCCCTTCTTAATCTGTATGACCATCGGTCCGTTCAATTCCGATAGATACAGTTTTTCATCGGGTCATCTACTCCGGGCGATCGCCGCTCAACCTTACCGTCCACTCCCACGATGGGGGGCTATTTCTTGCCCCGACTCTAGTCTTGCTGTTAATACCTGTGTGTTGAACTCCGAACGCGACAGCTCTAAACTGTGAGATTCACGCCCAGAGAAGTTTGCCGCCAAACCCAATAAGAACAGGCTACAGAAAATAATCGAAAAGTAGCTACGCATATCCAAGATCCGTTTCAGAGCTTCTATTACTCCTTACGAAATCTCGAATTTTTATCAGTTTAAATAGTCAAAAAAAATAATTATTTCAGTCATTTCATCAAGTATTTTTTATATTTGTAGAGAAAAGTAGGGTGGGCATTGCCCACCTTATTTACTACAATTGCTCTAATTATCTAGGTTTGATAGGCTTCTTTATGGAGCTTGACGGCGATTTGTCCTAACAATCATCTCTACTTTTGTAGCAATCCAAATATTAAAAAATCCGAGGCTTTTTAAAAAATCCTGTATAAAACAACACCCCCATTGAGTCAGGGTTGCCATCCCGGTGAAAAAATGCTAAACTAGAAATAGGCTTTAAAAAAAAATTAAGGAGCGCTCACTGCGCCCCCTAAAAAACGTCCCGACATCCGGGATTCTCAACCGTAAATTTACGGTTTATTTGCTGCCATAGTAGAAAGCGATTTCTTTCTCTTTTAAAGGAGCAAAGTCCGCCTGGGTCAGCATCTGGTTGAGTTCATCTTGAGCGATATGTTTCGCCCCAATCCGCACAATGCGCGATCGCATGGTATTGGAAACGCCACTGCGCTGCCGTCCCGCCTCTAGTCCCATCACCTGATTGTACAGATCCAGTTTGGCCTCGGGAATGGGAGACCCATCAAAATCAATTCCCTTGGCGATCGCCACATCGATCGCATCTGCGCCGGTGGTACTCTCCGCAACTGGCTTGTTTTCGCTCGTCATAAACACTTTTGGCCGAAAGATTACCTCAGCATTCTACCAAGTTGCGTCCCCTCTCCATCTACCCAAAGACTTACCGGGAAAGAGACTGGATAAAATCAAAGACTTTATGGGCCAATTTCAACTTACTACAGGGGGCGATCGCCTGTTGTCGTCCCGTAGCATCAATCACCACCGCCTGATTACTATCACTCCCAAACCCCGCATTGGGGCGATCAATCGGATTAGCGACGATCGCATCTAATTTCTTCCGGCGCAACTTCTCAATGGCTGG containing:
- the patX gene encoding heterocyst-inhibiting protein PatX, with protein sequence MRSYFSIIFCSLFLLGLAANFSGRESHSLELSRSEFNTQVLTARLESGQEIAPHRGSGR
- a CDS encoding small RNA NsiR4-regulated ssr1528 family protein; protein product: MTSENKPVAESTTGADAIDVAIAKGIDFDGSPIPEAKLDLYNQVMGLEAGRQRSGVSNTMRSRIVRIGAKHIAQDELNQMLTQADFAPLKEKEIAFYYGSK
- a CDS encoding pentapeptide repeat-containing protein, with amino-acid sequence MSANNAHIKRLLATKQCQGGDLRDAHLTRLNLSGADLSGAKLMFANLNGTNLSNANLSGAELSFANFVAADLINSDLSGVDAKGVNFLDAKLNHAQLGGADLVFANLVNTNLEEANLSGASLEGANLIGANLNSTQMNGINLSGANLGHAQIRNANLSNADLSNARLVEADLSDANLSGVNLRNANLLNANLNGANLTGADLTGANLAQAKLDGAIGLYQDNLVGMRPPDRPPASHNHPNMSYVSVLQTNSLHSSSNHLGLPRPGLPS